From Impatiens glandulifera chromosome 7, dImpGla2.1, whole genome shotgun sequence:
ataatcttttttggGTTGAATTCATTAAttggttgatgatttttcttttaaaggATGTAACTTTTTCAACAATTGTTGATAAATACATAATTGTTGTAATTAAGATCCTAATTTTTATGCTTCATTTGtaaattgtaatttatatttagataaGATCATTATCTTTAATGAAAAACGAGTTTTCGCCAAATATTGACCCAAAACCCATTGATTCAATTAGAAGactagaaattatatatatatattattgtagcCATTCAACTTAATTTGTAAAAGGCATCTCCATATCTAGCTTTGTTTAGAATATAATTAACCACTTTCCTTTTTAGCCTGAATTGTACGTTCAATAATGGAAACCCtgacttattttttttgtatccACTAAACAAGGAAAGAAACACCTATGAGTTTCCATATGAAAGCAACACCAAAAGGAGGTTCCTATGATTTtgttttcataataaaaaatcgttataagaaaaaaaatattgaaccTGACGTGAATCGAACACGCAACCTTCTGATCTGGAGTCAGACGCGCTACCATTGCGCCACAGATCCTATTTGTgttaatataaaacataaataatacttatcaatataaaatataatgtttatcaacttttttttgttttaaaaataaataagatatagaAAATGTTTACAATAATTCACATGATGgctattttgattttattttttccttgttattttaattttacatcattttttttttcaataataaagaGACAAGTTAATTATTACCCAAGTAAAGATGCACATTTTAATTCTCAATTGTATATTTTAGTGTTTAAGCTTGTCACATTTTTCATTATATgctatgatttttttattaaacaaaaaggAAATATATAAGCTTTTAATATTTTCACCTACTATATATTCTTAATACCCCATCAAACACAgtgtgatattatatatatatatatatatatatatatatatatatatatatatatatatatatatatatatatatatatatcaaatttcttTCTCATATCTTCTTCTACAGTCGAACCAAAATATGAATGATAGAATGCAAAAGaagcaaaaaaacaaaatgacaaAACTAATGTTTacatattgattatttttcttTGGGGATAAAAGCAagcctattttttattttattttacttaaataatacaattatcttttaaaaaaagagaacttcatgtataaaaaaaaaggacTTTCTATCCaacaaacatatttaaatattgaacaacaaaatttgaatagatttcaaataactttgtGACGCCTTTACATGGAAAGAACTATACAAATtctttagtataattttttttccaagaAGAAAATTAAGAGTAGCTGGTACATACAATGTATAAAATCCACGTTCGACTTCAATTGGGCCGACGACGACTATGGATCAAGACTAGAAAGAAATGGAGCTTGTGGGGCTGTGTTTGGTGTCCTTTGGTTCTCATCTGTCCCCGGTCTCACAAGCTCTGATAACTTGATTCTTTCATTTGTAATTCGATTCTGCatcattaacaaaatttaaagacTGTCTGTCATAAATGTTCAATTGAAACAAGATGACGAACCATCAAATCTCATCCTCAAATAAATACTTCACCAATCTACAactaatatcaataataataatgctttgTCACCTTGAATTTAACATCTTCTAACTCCCTATCGAGTGAAGAGACCCGGTTCATTAGTTGCTGGAGTGCTTCTTCAGCCAGAGGAATGCTCACATCAGATATCGATATTGTCATCCCTGCAGCCTGTTAAATTGAGAATTCAAACAAGTCCGTATGAGAGGCTGTACACTACTAGAAATGAGAAGGgaaaaataaaggaaaacaTACCTTAAGAACACTTGTACACAAACCAACCAACTTCTGAGCAAGTTCAAGCCTCTCCTCTTCAGTTTCCTGTTGCACATTCACAAGCTGTTAGCCTAGGCCAAAGTATCTGAAAATCCGACAGAACagaggtttttttttatttaaatttatatatttgttgtcTTTTACTAACCTTCAACATGTTACTCAATCTTTGCTCCTCGTCATAATCAATATGGGGGCTCTTTCCATTCATCTCACGATAATGAGCGAGCTCATCTCTTGCACGAGAAAGGATAGACTCAGTGCGCCTTAGTTTTATGCAAAATTCATCGTTCTGGCTTCTCAAGATATTGTTTTCTTCCTGTCAAATTTTGTCAGATGATTTAATAAGTATATAGGAAGCAAAGCTTAGAAGTTGTAATGGCATTAAGGATTGAAGCAAATGCATCTGATATATGGTGACCTTAATTTTAGCATGATGATGAATCCTTTGCTGCAGATTTTGCTGCCCAGATAATTTATACACTTGATCTTCAAGCTCTGAAATCTTCTTTTTGTGATTTGCATTCTCCATCTGCAACAAAGAAGATAACCCTGATTAAGAAATCATATATATCTTCCCAAAAGGTCATAAGATCACAGCAAAAAATACTAAACTATTTTAACCTTGAAAATTCCATTTTCTGCTGACAATAACCGATCTCGCTGATGAAGTTTTTCCAATGCAACCTGTGCCGCTACCAACTCAGCCTGTTTCCTATCAATTTCCTCTAGCCATCTACATGAAGTCCTCAAACCTAATTAGGCATGCTAGTAAACCTAACTGAATAAAAGCATGGTAGATCATTGTAGTATTTGATGTGTACCCCTTCCTCTCCTCAACAAATTCGTTGAGCTGCTGCCTTAACTTGATGACCTCTGGCTCCTgcaatcaaaattatatttaggagaaaagaaaacataatatTCTTTCAACTTCCAAATTATGTAATTGAAAAACTGCAACTATACCTGAGTTTCAATGCTGTGAAGTAGCGACTTCTCAGCAATTTTTTGCACTTGTTGTTGATCCATCAATGACTGAGATTAACAAAGATAAACAAAATAGACATTAAACCCTAAAAAGTGGAAGCTATTTCATTCAAACATGCAATGCGAGCAGAAACTTTATTTTGTGCCTCTAAGACAAACTACTGTCAACAAGAAATATATGAACTCCAAACAAGAAATATATGAACTCCAAACTTTACCGCATAATTAGTCATGTCCAGTTTTATTCCTAGCAAGTCACGAATAACATCATGTGTCATGCTTTCAGTAGAGGCTAATTTTGCTTTCAGCGTGAAGATCTGAGGATAAgacaaaaaaattgaattgaaaactATCTTTACAAAATCAGTCCGAGTGATTAGTAAAAGCAGAAAGTGCACCAACATTACCTCTTTTTGTCTTGATGCAGCTAAGGCTTCAAGTTCTTCAATACGAAATCTTCCAGCTGTGAGTTCCTCATGATTCTCAGATTTCACTTGTTGTGCTAACCCAAGTCCTATGCATTTAAAAGGGGAACCAGAACCCTTAGGTTTGGATCCATTTTTTTCCAATTTGCTTGATGATGGGACATTTGTTAGAGACAGAGATTGGCCTTGAGTTTTTACTTGCTCAGCCATCTCTTCCAATGCTTTAAACTGTTTGAAGTTCAAAATCACACTTCAGAAAAAGTTCTGATATCAAGTGCATATTTCTCTCAGTCATAAGATGTGAAGCATTGCTAAGGTTACCTTTTGCTTATATTCAAGAGCTTGTGCCTCGGCATGTAAATTTAACTCGGCAATATGAGTCTTGAACTGAGCTATCTGTTGAGAAACAAAACAACACaaggaaaattaaaaaaaacatagtgCTCAAACTACTACCCTGGGAAAAACATAAGTAAACTCAATTGCCCGATATTAACAAGGACACAAAGCTAGAATTTCACCTCTGAATCCTTGCTGGCAATCTCTTTTTCATGAACTTGCATGCGATGAATGGCTTCTTGAAGTTTGTTCTCTTTTACGTCAAGATGCCTGAATATAGAGAACAGAATAATTAACTTAACTACATGTTTCTTCAGATATCTACATCAGCTACATGATGAATATCAACCTTTTTATGTCAGTATCATTACTGCTGATATTGTTCATCTGCTGCTTTATGACATGAAGCTCCATTTCAAGTTCTTCTCTCTCTAGTGTTTGTCGTTCAGCTTCTCCTTTAACAATGTCAACCTGTAAAAGCACAAAGTGCATCAGAAcatgaaagaaaacaaaatgataAAGCTCGCCCAACTAAAtgtcaagctcttcaaataatcaCCTTGGTCTCGAgcacattaataatatattccaGCTCTTCCACAGACTTCTCTAACAGCTTtacctccttctccttctcttcaGCATATTGCTTCATAGTTTCAGCAGTCTAAAACAAACAGAGGATATATGAGGGAGAAGATAAAAGTTTATGTACGGCTAGTAAAACAGGTTCATATGCAAGTTTGTATACCTGGTGTGCTTCTGTAGCAATTGTTTTGTTTTCCTCAGCAAGAGCTTCTGTTGTTTCCAACTTCTCCTTCATAATGAGGAGTTCAGCTTGGAGGTCATCTCGCTGAGTAGAAACTGAATTCAAAGTGGCCTTCAAGGATTCAACTGAATAATTCAATTCGCCAATGGTGGCACTCACTTCAATTACCTGCCTTTCTAAACTTTCATTTACTTTCTCAATCTCAAACAACTCCTCCTCAGTGGAAATTTTCACTTGTAAGGCATGTGAAATTTCGGATGTCAATTCATGATTTTTAACCGAGAGCAAATTTGATGAGTTACTTAGATGTGCTATTTCCAACTGAAGACTGCAAATGATTCCCAACTTTTCCTCCAGTTGATTTTCAAGCACTTGACCGTTAGCAACAGCACCATCCAATTTGTATGTCACATTTATAAGTTCACCCTCTAAAACGTGTAATGAATCCGTCAATTcttttatttcatctttttgGTCCTTCGCATTAGATGCAGACTCCTGCAACAAGCTCAGATCAAATAGCAATCCTTTCAGAATTTCATCTTTCCTGGACAGCTCAGTTTCATGAAACAGATTTTCGGATATAAGCTTATCAGCAAGTTTCTCCAAACAGTCCAGCTCTTTCGTAAACACGGATGTCATTTCCAATTCTTTGTCTACTTCCTTGAAAATTTTCTCCAGTACAGTACTTTCATCAGTCAAAAGATTAAATACCTGGTCACACAACATACTCATGTTCTCAACAGAGTTGACACAATGCAATAATTTTGAGTTCAACGGAGCATTTAACTCATAACTACTCTTTCTTTGAGACAAAAGTTTACTTCTCAAGGAAGTGTTCTGCTCCTTCAAATCATAAAATCTGTCAATGTGTTTTTGCAAATCTTTGGTTTTTGAGGACAATTTGTTTTGAGCAACAGACTGAGATAACTGAACAGTTTTCATTTCAGCATTTACTTTGTCATGATCATTCTGTAAATTTATCGAGTGTATGATATCAAAAATTGATGCCAATTGTGACCTCTTCTCCTCCAGATCTTGAAGAGCAGACTCATGAACAGCTTCCAATTCTCGAATGCTTTCAGAAGAATTTTCAAGAGCGGTTCCCCTTGCCTTTATCtcatatattaaattttctcGAACAGCTTCCAGTTCTTGAACCTTCAATGACAAGCCCACATTCGTTTCCAAAACCTCATTGAGTTTTCTTTTCATGTTATCATTTGAAGCAACAGAATCCTTCAACACTTGAACATCTTGATTAAGAGCTTCGTTTGTCTTTCTCATCTCTGAAATTACAAAACTGTTTTGGCTAATCATCAAGTTCAATCCTTGCCTCTCTCTCTGTGCTTCATCAAACTCTTTCTGTAAAACATTATGCTCATCTTTCTTGTCCAACAAGATGTGTTCTTTCACTGTTGAATCTACTTCAAGGAGAACCATCTCCCTCTTCAGGTCCTCAAGAGCAGTTTCCCTTGCCTTTATCTCATATGTTAAATCTTCACGAACAACTTCCAGTTTCTGAACCTCCAATGACAATCTCACATTCGTTTCCAGaacctcattgagtttgtttttcAAGTTATCATTTGAAGCCACAGAATCCTTCAACACTTGCACATCTTGATTAAGAGCTTCATTCCTTTTTCTCATCTCTGAAATTTCAAAATTGTTTTGGCTAATCTTTAAATTCAGTTTGTGCCTCTCATGCTGTGCTTCATCAAACTCTTTCTGTAAAATATGATGTTCATCTTCCTTGTCCAGCCAGATGTGTTCTTTCATTGCTGCATATACAGACAAGAGAACCATCTCACTCTTCAGGTCCTCAAGACCAGTTTCCCTTGCCTTTATCtcatatattaaattttcacgAACAGCTTCCAGTTCCTGAACTTCAAATGACAACCTCACATTCGTTTCCAAAACCTCATTGAGTTTGCTTTTTAAGTTATCATTTGAAGCCACAGAATCCTTCAATACTTGAACATCTTGATTAAGAGCTTTATTCCTCTTTCTCATCTCTGAAAGTTCAAAATTGTTTTCGCTAATCATCAAATTCAGTCTTTGTCTCTCACTCTGTGCTTCATCAAACTCTTTCTGTAAAACATTATGTTTGTCTTCCTTGTCCAACAAGATGTGTTCTTTCACTGCTGCATCTACTTCCAGAAGAACCATCTCCCTCTTCAGGTCCTCAAATATTGTTGCAGAACATATACTTTTTGCTTCTGCATTAGCTTTTTGATAAGCCATCTGTTCAATCTCTGACATTAGGATCAGAGACTCAAGGTCATTCATGCAAAGGCTTAGCAACAAATTCTCCTCCTGAAGTTTCAACTCCTCCTCTTGACCCTTCAATAACTTCTCCTGATCTGATAGAGAAGCCCGAATGACAGAGTTGCTAAGGTCTAACTCTTTTATTAGAAAGGAGAGCTCAGATCCCATGTATTTAGATCTATGCAACATCAACTCCTCTTGAGACTGCAGATCTGATATCTTCTTCTCAAAGCTGTCTAGCGTCATTTTCAGTTCACTAGTTTCATCTTCCTTAATAGTTATGCGGTCAAAACCTTTCTTTATATCAGCTAATAGTTTCCCCTTTAGGGTTCTACACATCTCAAGCTCATCTCTTGATTTAGAATTATGCTCCCTCAGTTCAGATATGACGGAGTTTGATTCAGCAAGCCCATTATCGAGTAGACCATTCTCTGCGTTCAACCCAGTTACTGTTTCCAACAGTATTCCCATATGGCAAAGATGTAGGACAGAAACGGCAGAATCCTTCACAATAATCTCTGACCAAACATCTTCAATCCATGTATGCATCAACTTCATTGACTCTTTAAATTGAGATTTCAAGCATAGGATATCATTAGCTACAGGTGCATAATCTTCCATGAAAGACTTCATAATACAGGATATGATACAATCCAGCTCAACAACCACCTTCTTCAATTCTTCTAAATCTGAAGCATATTGTTCCTTGAGGACTTGATATTTCCCATCTTTTAGATGGCAGGAAGATTTCAAGCTTTGCACCTCTTCAGAAAGGGCATTATTCTCTTTGGTCAAGGTGCTCtccatcttcttcatctcttcaaCTTTGAGCTTCACAGTTTCATTTGCTATCATCAACCCATTAATCACAATGTCTGCTTCTTTCATAGTATCCTGAGCCTCTTCAAATTTAGCAAGAATACAAGAAGATTCAAAATTTCTCTGCTCTGCCTCTACCTTTGCATCACAAAGTTCAAACTCTAGTAACTGTACAGAGGGAAAACGGCTGTTAGCTTAAAGACATGAAAATGTATAGTTAAACTTCATAACCATTCTTAAGATCATAATATTAGTAAATAGTTTTTTTgtttggaatttttttaatgtagagagatagatgattttgatatattattctcataatagATATACAAGTTTAACAGCTAATTTTTtcaattagaataaataagaatcctaaaatatcacaattaatttattataatttcttcatttaagatttaaaattcttaaaacatctcaaataatttattctaacatatatatatatatatatttataatttagagACTAAAATAAATCTAGTTTACCATTTTCACACTCTCCTCAAACAAGACAACATATTTTAAACCAATGACTATGAGACATGTGAATGACTTAATTGAGCCCAAACAAAGGTGCTTAGAAGTACTCGATTCAACTTAAAAATGAGTAGCTTTAAGGACAATTGTCAAAAGAAGGTCGATGTCAAAAAGAGACTCCGGGGAGTGTCTGTGGAGTGGTGTACACTAGATTGACACAGTCGGGGCAGAAGTGTTGCACAGAGATAAAATCAATAGAGGTAAAAACAAGGTTGATAGGACTATTAGAGCCCTCCACCAATGGCTACTCTGGCCATGGTAGAAGTAACAGAAGACAGTGGTCAGTTTACTCAAGAACAAAAACTATGCTATGATACTATGTGAAAAAATTTAATTCAGAGAGAGATAGATacttttgatatattattttcataataggTTATATCTATTTATACAAGTTTAGGAGCTATTTTTCTCAATTAGGATAATTCAGTATTCCTATAATATCAAAACTAATAATCTCttcaattaatgaaaattaaaattcataaaatatttcaattaatttatttaagagaGGAATAAATTAgagactaaaataaaataaatatagttggACTATTTCTACAGTTTTCAAATTAGAAACATTCACCTCTCTTTCACGGCACCAACAACAGCTAGTTTCTTGCACAAGTTCTTGAATTGCCTTCAACTTATGATCCAAAGATGTAACTTTTTGTCCAGTTTGCTGCTCATAGTTATCCACGGTTGCCTCAAAGGAAAGTAACTGGGAATGAAGACATTTAATTTTCTCCCTACTCTGTTTTTCAGACATCAAAGCCTCATCTTTCTCTTGACGCAGCTTGGTCATCTCAGCTTTTACTTCTTTTAAGCTTCCAAGAGCATATTCTATTTCTTTTCTCAAAAGAATAATAGTAGCATCTCTGTAGGTACGATCTTTCCCAATGATCTGATCAACTGGGGCTCTTTGTTCATATGTACTCTCAGGAATATTCCTATGCACCTCCAAAGAAGAATCTAGAACATCTGCTTTCACATCCTCAATGTCAAGTATGTTGTTCTCCagtttcatttgattttttgcCTGCAACAACAGTTAGCTTAGAAATTTATGAAGGCATTAATGTTTCAGAACATATAGATGGAAAATGTCTACAGAGGAAGGCAGGAAGCAAGTGAGTTAGTTAGTTTACCTgtgaatcaaatattagattGCTGGTCATAGGAAAAGGGTTTCCTTTGAAGTTGTCATCATCTTGACCATTAACAATCTCAGTTGAAATATTCATGCAAGACTTGAGTTCTGAAACACCGTTTTGTAGTTCAGTAACCTTCTCGCCCATTTTCAAAATGCCCTCTTTTTGAATATCTTCCAGCTTCTGTTCCATAGTGCCAGCGTGCTTTTTCTCCATAGCAAGCTGCAATCTTAGATCAACAGAAGTTTCCTCCAAGTGACTTAACTCACTACTTAGAGAGAGAACCTGCTTTTGTGCTTCGATTACTTCAGCAGCTTGTTCATGAATAAATGCATCCTTCAGCTTTAATTCATCCGAATACATGGAGTTCACCTCAGAGAGTCGGTTCACTATCACAAAAGCAACAAGGGCACATTTGGACACTTTTTGCAGTTGCTCTGTCTTCTGCATGAACTGATTCTCTAGTATTGCACTTGTAGATACTTTTGAGCTAAGTTGAGACTTCAGGAACATAATTTCTTTCTCCTTTGTCATGCAATCTTGCTGATGTGCTTCAGTTATTACAAGAGTTGCCCCTCTCAAAGACCTCAGCATGCTTTCCATATCATTTCTTTTCTCGTTAACatcatttaaacaaattttgagATCTTCAATCCGTAAATCTCTTTCAGCAACCACTTTCTGGATATTGCAGACTTGCTCAGATATCCAGGCCCTCTTCTGTGGCAATGAACTAGAAATTATGTCAATCTGGTGAGAAGCATCATCTAGCATCGTGTGCCCATCAACAAGATCAGTTTCAATTTCTTTGATCAATAACTCCCAGTGTTCAGATAATGCTCTCAATTCTTCATCCTTTCGTTGTAGCTCTTCATTTAATCTTTCGTTATCTTGGGCCATAAGAGATGATTTCTCATGTAGCTCCTCCAAATCAGCTTGCAGATGCATCAACTTGTCTTTGGACTCTGTCTCCTCTTGATTATTGAGATTGACTTGCTGCTGAAGAATGTTGAGTTCATCTTGCAAGGATACTATCACCTCTGCAGTTTCGGCTTCAGCTTGCCTACGGACCTCAtccatttcttcttcattaCATGCTTGTAATGAACGATCTTTTTGGTACCAAATATTAATCCTTTTGGCCTTTTCAAGAGACTCTTGCATCTTCTTTAGTTTTGTTTGTAAAGGGGAATCTGTGCCCTCTAAATGATTGGAAGACATGGGATCGCTTGCATCATTACATGGTATTTTCTCCTTCAATGAAGAGATTTCAAGATCGCTGTCTTTTAACAGACGTGCATACAGATTGTTTTTATTCCTAAGATCTTCAATTTCATGGATTGAGAGAAGCTGTTGGGACTCAAGTGCTTCAATAACAGTTGTTGCATCCTTATGTTCTGCTTTTACATTTTCATACTGTTCAGTCATCAATAAAAGCTTCCTATTTACCAACTCAAGATCCCTGTGAAaatccttttccttttcctccATTTCAACATAAGACGATCTTTCTTCTCTAAGAACAATCTTTAGAATATCAAGTTCTAGTTGCAAGTCCACTAGTTCTTCCGAGTGTTGTGCAATAGTTTCATGCCACATCATTCTATCATTGTTTCCAACTTCTTTGAGATATTGGCTGTCAGGACATTTAGCTTCAATTATTGGCTCCTGAAAGTCATGAATTGTTACAAGAAgattaataaatacttaaatacATTACTACAATTGTAGAACCTTATGAAAACCAGCATCTGAGTCATCTCGAATTCATCATTTTTCAATCGCACTACTGGGTGGCTGAAAACAATATTGAGTCCCCGTCTAACCAATTATTCATTTTCATTACTGATTTCTCAGTcattttattcttcacaaatggTGGTTcatgaaatattaaacaaaaatcaccTTTATGACTTCAGTACTGCAATCAGGAGCAGATTCAAGACCATTCAGAGAGCCACGCAACTCATTAACTTCACTGCATAGGATAGAAAAATAATAGTGCTTTCATTACAGAGAAGTCACAGAGAGCAGAAAACAACCTTGAAGAAGAAGTGATATTATTCTTACTTTCTAAGCCGTGCATTATTCTCTAAACATGAGGTTAAGCTTGTTTTGTAGTCTTCCATCTCTTTGAGAGTTGTGTTTAACTGAAATCAATAGTAAGACAATCTTAGTTATGAAGATTCATGAGAGATCATTGAAAAACCCTTACTAAAATTATAAAGCAACCTGCAATTGGAGTGACTCAGTCtccttaataatttttacaGCTTCCTGCATTAAGAAAAATTGTAACATTTAAGTCAAATTGTGAGAAGCCAGCTTTTCAAAGTGAAATTCCCTAAAAAAACAGGAAGCATGCTACTTTGTCAGGTTTACCAGAGGAGGGACTTTTGGTTGAGGATGATCTTGCTGTCTCAAATTCACATCAAGAAAATAAACCATCTGCAAAAATGATTCGCTTATATGGTTTCAGATCACAGAAAATAACAAGATTAGGATGAAATATATAGCATGTACACTTAATATATTACCTGCTCACGCAGTTGAGATAGCTCTGATAGTAGCATTTCCCTCTCCCCTTCTTCATAGAAATCTTGAAATCTATGAtcgtaaaaattattttgttaaatccGCTAGACAAAGAACCAGTTGACAAGAATTTCTTAGCCAGAAAAAATATACCTTCTCAGTTGTTCTAAAAGCCTGATATTTTCTCTAGCAAAGCGAGTCACTTCTGGATTTCTCTCTAGTCTGGCTTTAAGGAGCTCAATCTCTTCAGATAATGAAGTATTCTCTTGCTGTAAATAAGCATCTGGAGGAATTAGGCCACCAACAAGTGACTCCAACCTCTGGATTTTTTCTTCCCGAAATTTCAACATCATTTTTGTGCACCTGGTGTCCTCCTCTCTTTGATTAACCTTGTGATAGATATTATTAAGGGACTCAAAGGTCAAGTGATGTGAACAACTTATAAGTTTTCTCAACAGCCATTTACTTCTCAtgaaagaaggagaagaaaattaattaaggaaccTAACTACCTAAGATTAAATAGAAAGAAGGTTCACAGTTGTAAGAGATTACCAAGCGGTTCAGTTGCTCCATCTCAGCTTCAAGTTGCTTAATTGTAGTATCTGACATCTGCTCTCTTCTCAAAGCACCAGCAAGAGTTGTCTCCAATGATCTCAGCTAAAGGAAAACAAATGATTTAAAAGGATAAAGATAAGATAAACTCGTCTGAAGGAGA
This genomic window contains:
- the LOC124944392 gene encoding kinesin-like protein KIN-12D isoform X1, coding for MLRDYKYPRRNSKSLDSDEIENVPVNPRDSLGSQTSVDLTRPPLNTIQEPSPSKLVLDQEHGFKNSKVDRTPTKTKRKSTDSLQTPDNPFLPRKNRFGWAQKNESSEVFEEGRFDFSNYAVSQSSRGAGGSLAPMTTPRSTKTVGRANSEFSSTQSTPTKSVSKPLNPAPMSVPRPPVNGAPRIGSYAALSKGPSTVVNTVEVPHFDLKEDPSFWMDHSVQVLIRVRPLNSMEKGSYGYNRCLKQESVQSITWIGQPETRFTFDHVACETINQETLFRMVGLPIVENCLSGYNSCMFAYGQTGSGKTHTMLGEIDELQVRPSPNRGMTPRTFEFLFARIRAEEESRRDEKLKYNCKCSFLEIYNEQITDLLDPSSTNLSIREDVKKGVYVENLSEFEVQTVGDILTLLSQGSSNRRVAATNMNRESSRSHSVFTCVIESRWEKDNNCNLRFARLNLVDLAGSERQKSSGAEGERLKEAANINKSLSTLGHVIMVLVDVANGKMKHIPYRDSRLTFLLQDSLGGNSKTMIIANISPSICCAAETLNTLKFAQRAKLIQNNAIVNEDSSGDVIVLQHQILLLKEELSSLKRQQNVSRSLSFGMVDRLQYHENACNDKGVEIDQQHCDTFVSESKDVLMLSSKQLRSLETTLAGALRREQMSDTTIKQLEAEMEQLNRLVNQREEDTRCTKMMLKFREEKIQRLESLVGGLIPPDAYLQQENTSLSEEIELLKARLERNPEVTRFARENIRLLEQLRRFQDFYEEGEREMLLSELSQLREQMVYFLDVNLRQQDHPQPKVPPLEAVKIIKETESLQLQLNTTLKEMEDYKTSLTSCLENNARLRNEVNELRGSLNGLESAPDCSTEVIKEPIIEAKCPDSQYLKEVGNNDRMMWHETIAQHSEELVDLQLELDILKIVLREERSSYVEMEEKEKDFHRDLELVNRKLLLMTEQYENVKAEHKDATTVIEALESQQLLSIHEIEDLRNKNNLYARLLKDSDLEISSLKEKIPCNDASDPMSSNHLEGTDSPLQTKLKKMQESLEKAKRINIWYQKDRSLQACNEEEMDEVRRQAEAETAEVIVSLQDELNILQQQVNLNNQEETESKDKLMHLQADLEELHEKSSLMAQDNERLNEELQRKDEELRALSEHWELLIKEIETDLVDGHTMLDDASHQIDIISSSLPQKRAWISEQVCNIQKVVAERDLRIEDLKICLNDVNEKRNDMESMLRSLRGATLVITEAHQQDCMTKEKEIMFLKSQLSSKVSTSAILENQFMQKTEQLQKVSKCALVAFVIVNRLSEVNSMYSDELKLKDAFIHEQAAEVIEAQKQVLSLSSELSHLEETSVDLRLQLAMEKKHAGTMEQKLEDIQKEGILKMGEKVTELQNGVSELKSCMNISTEIVNGQDDDNFKGNPFPMTSNLIFDSQAKNQMKLENNILDIEDVKADVLDSSLEVHRNIPESTYEQRAPVDQIIGKDRTYRDATIILLRKEIEYALGSLKEVKAEMTKLRQEKDEALMSEKQSREKIKCLHSQLLSFEATVDNYEQQTGQKVTSLDHKLKAIQELVQETSCCWCRERELLEFELCDAKVEAEQRNFESSCILAKFEEAQDTMKEADIVINGLMIANETVKLKVEEMKKMESTLTKENNALSEEVQSLKSSCHLKDGKYQVLKEQYASDLEELKKVVVELDCIISCIMKSFMEDYAPVANDILCLKSQFKESMKLMHTWIEDVWSEIIVKDSAVSVLHLCHMGILLETVTGLNAENGLLDNGLAESNSVISELREHNSKSRDELEMCRTLKGKLLADIKKGFDRITIKEDETSELKMTLDSFEKKISDLQSQEELMLHRSKYMGSELSFLIKELDLSNSVIRASLSDQEKLLKGQEEELKLQEENLLLSLCMNDLESLILMSEIEQMAYQKANAEAKSICSATIFEDLKREMVLLEVDAAVKEHILLDKEDKHNVLQKEFDEAQSERQRLNLMISENNFELSEMRKRNKALNQDVQVLKDSVASNDNLKSKLNEVLETNVRLSFEVQELEAVRENLIYEIKARETGLEDLKSEMVLLSVYAAMKEHIWLDKEDEHHILQKEFDEAQHERHKLNLKISQNNFEISEMRKRNEALNQDVQVLKDSVASNDNLKNKLNEVLETNVRLSLEVQKLEVVREDLTYEIKARETALEDLKREMVLLEVDSTVKEHILLDKKDEHNVLQKEFDEAQRERQGLNLMISQNSFVISEMRKTNEALNQDVQVLKDSVASNDNMKRKLNEVLETNVGLSLKVQELEAVRENLIYEIKARGTALENSSESIRELEAVHESALQDLEEKRSQLASIFDIIHSINLQNDHDKVNAEMKTVQLSQSVAQNKLSSKTKDLQKHIDRFYDLKEQNTSLRSKLLSQRKSSYELNAPLNSKLLHCVNSVENMSMLCDQVFNLLTDESTVLEKIFKEVDKELEMTSVFTKELDCLEKLADKLISENLFHETELSRKDEILKGLLFDLSLLQESASNAKDQKDEIKELTDSLHVLEGELINVTYKLDGAVANGQVLENQLEEKLGIICSLQLEIAHLSNSSNLLSVKNHELTSEISHALQVKISTEEELFEIEKVNESLERQVIEVSATIGELNYSVESLKATLNSVSTQRDDLQAELLIMKEKLETTEALAEENKTIATEAHQTAETMKQYAEEKEKEVKLLEKSVEELEYIINVLETKVDIVKGEAERQTLEREELEMELHVIKQQMNNISSNDTDIKRHLDVKENKLQEAIHRMQVHEKEIASKDSEIAQFKTHIAELNLHAEAQALEYKQKFKALEEMAEQVKTQGQSLSLTNVPSSSKLEKNGSKPKGSGSPFKCIGLGLAQQVKSENHEELTAGRFRIEELEALAASRQKEIFTLKAKLASTESMTHDVIRDLLGIKLDMTNYASLMDQQQVQKIAEKSLLHSIETQEPEVIKLRQQLNEFVEERKGWLEEIDRKQAELVAAQVALEKLHQRDRLLSAENGIFKMENANHKKKISELEDQVYKLSGQQNLQQRIHHHAKIKEENNILRSQNDEFCIKLRRTESILSRARDELAHYREMNGKSPHIDYDEEQRLSNMLKETEEERLELAQKLVGLCTSVLKAAGMTISISDVSIPLAEEALQQLMNRVSSLDRELEDVKFKNRITNERIKLSELVRPGTDENQRTPNTAPQAPFLSSLDP